In Providencia alcalifaciens, the sequence ATTTATGGCGGCACCACCATTAACCGCATTGATGAAATTTTGGCGCCTTACGTGGCTATCAGCCATGAAAAACACTTAAAAGTAGCCAAAGAGTGGGGAATTGCTGATGCCGAAGCTTACGCCCAAAGTCGCACTGAAAAAGAGTGTTACGATGCGTTTCAATCCTTAGAGTATGAAGTCAATACACTGCATACCGCGAATGGGCAAACCCCCTTCGTCACCTTTGGTTTTGGATTAGGCACATCCCAAGAAGCACGACTTATCCAACAATCCATTCTCAAAAACCGTATTGCGGGACTGGGCAAAAACCGCAAAACCGCCGTTTTCCCAAAACTCGTGTTTGCTATCAAAGATGGTCTGAACCATAAATACGGCGATCCTAACTATGATATCAAACAATTAGCCTTAGAATGCGCCAGCAAACGTATGTATCCAGACATCCTCAATTACGATCGCGTGGTTGATGTCACTGGATCCTTTAAAACACCGATGGGCTGCCGCAGTTTCTTGGGTATCTATGAAGAAAATGGCAAACAAATTCACGATGGGCGTAATAACCTCGGCGTGATCAGCCTGAATTTACCGCGCATCGCGCTGGAAGCTCAAGGTAGTGAAGAGGCATTTTGGGCGCTTCTCGATGAGCGTTTAGCCATCGCCAAAAAAGCATTAATGACCCGCATTGCGCGCTTAGAAAATGTCAAAGCCCGTGTTGCCCCTATCTTATACATGGAAGGTGCCTGCGGCGTTCGCTTAAAAGCCAATGACAGCGTAGCGGAAATTTTCAAACATGGGCGTGCTTCAATTTCATTGGGTTATATTGGATTACACGAAACCATCAATGCCCTATTTGGCACACAGACTCATGTGTATGATAGCGAGAAATTGCGCGAAAAAGCGGTCGCCATCGTCAATCGTCTACGCCAAGCCACTGATGAATGGAAAGCTCAAACCGGTTATGGTTTCAGCTTATACAGCACGCCAAGCGAAAATTTATGTGACCGTTTCTGCCGCTTAGATACCGCTGAATTTGGCGTTATTGATGGTGTAACCGACAAAGGCTACTACACCAATAGCTTCCACTTAGATGTAGAAAAACAGGTTAATCCTTACGATAAAATCGATTTTGAACAGCCGTATCCGGCACTCGCCAATGGCGGTTTTATCTGTTACGGCGAATACCCGAACTTACAGCACAACCTCAAAGCCCTCGAAGATGTCTGGGATTACAGCTATCAGCATGTTCCTTACTATGGCACCAACACGCCAATCGACGAATGCTATGACTGCGGTTTTTCGGGTGAATTTTCCTGTACCAGCAAAGGCTTTACCTGCCCAGCTTGCGGCAACCACGATACTAACCGCGTTTCCGTGATCCGCCGTGTCTGTGGCTATTTAGGCAGCCCTGATGCCCGACCGTTTAATGCAGGTAAGCAAGAGGAAGTGAAGCGCCGTATCAAGCACTTGGGTAATGGACAGCTCGGTTAACAGCGGATAAATACCATGAATTATCACCAATATTATCCTGTGGATGTGGTTAATGGACCCGGTACCCGCTGCACATTATTTGTCTCGGGCTGCGTTCATCAGTGCCGAGGCTGCTATAACCAAAGCACATGGCGCGTGGATTCCGGTATTCCTTTTACCCAAGAGATGGAAGACCAAATCATCCAAGATTTGCAGGATACGCGTATTCGCCGCCAAGGGCTTTCCCTCTCAGGGGGGGATCCTTTGCATCCTGCCAACTTGCCTGCCATTTTAGCGTTAGTGAAGCGAGTGAAAGCCGTCTGTCCAGATAAGGATATCTGGATGTGGACGGGCTATAAATTGGATGAGTTGACACTAGAACAGCAAAAAGTGGTGAGTTTGATCAATACGTTAATTGATGGAAAGTTCGAACAAGAACGGTATGACCCCGCGCTGCTATGGCGCGGTAGCAGTAACCAAGTTATTCATCGACTACGTTAAGCTTCACGCGGCCTAAACTTCACGCAACCAATGTAATTTGGTACCAAACCCCAGCGTGTTATCCACCATTTTCACCGTTTGTAATTGAAGCTGCCAAATCGGCAGCTTCGCCTCTAGAGCGACAGGAAATCTATGGCAATAAAATGCTTTCTGCACATCCGCCTCTTCACCGTCAAATTGGCGAATTTCTCCCACAAATTGAATACCTTGAATTTTACCCACTTGCTTAGTTTGTGCGGAGATAGTCCCTGCCACACGAGGATTTTCCTGCATTAATTGACCATGCTGAGAATCGGGGGATGTCATGAAAATTAAACGCATATTTTGGCGGTCAAAGGCGTAGTAGCAACTGGCAGCCCAAATATCATCTTGGTGAGAGGTAAACAGAGAAAAAACGTGTTGGCGAGCAATATAGCGCTGGATGTGTTGTAAGGTGTTTTCGGGTGTCATTGCGAATGTCCATGTTAGACCGTTCAGAACACGCCCATAAATATGGCTGGGCGTGCTTAAGCTGTTCTGAACGTTATCTGTACTTAGTTCGCACTACTATACGCTAGATTTACTACTTATAAATCGCTGCAGTACCACTCATCTCATTCTCACCGCTTGCAGAAATCACACGGAAAGATTTTGCGCCAGCTTCATCAGCTTTTTTGGCTAATTGTGCAGTCAGGTCATTTACACTTGCAGCACCACTTACAGACACATAACCGACTGCTGGCTCGCTAGCTTGTCTAACTTCTTCAGCCGCCATTGAACCAAATGATACAGCACCTAAAGCTAAAGCAGCAGCAAATAATGTTGATTTTTTCATGGTAAACTTCCTCATTGTATGTTTGATATTAACAGGGTTTTTTTCGTGTATCCCTGTGATATGGATCATACTATGCGCTTTATCTTGAGATGAAAATTAGCTAATTTTGCTATATTCATTCAAATTAATTGAACAATAACCTATATTGAGGTTGCGAATTTGTGACAGTTTTATATCATTTTTTATTTATAATTTAGTATGTTATAAACTTTAATATTCACGAGAAAATTCGCTGTAAGCCAACTAAATTCCCCTTATAAATCAGCACAGAATGTTAAATTCAACACCAAGAAAAACAAAATGACACAGCAAAATTGGTCTCTTTACTTAATTCGGCAGAAAAATAACGCGTTATATTGTGGGATCACCACCGATGTTCAGCGGCGTTTTAAACAGCATGAAACGGGAACAGGCGCCAAGGCACTAAAAGGCAAAGCGCCCTTGACTCTCGTTTTTCATTGTACTGCGGGGGATCGGTCTGAAGCATCTCAATTAGAGTATCGAGTTAAGAAATTAAGTAAGCAGGCAAAAGAAAGGCTGGTCACTGACCAGCCTGATGATTTACAGCATTATTTAGCGGCTTACACATTATCAAAATGCGACGAATAAGTGACCTCGCCTTTATGCTGGTCAATTGCGCCATTTTCGAGTCCATAGACAAGAAAATGTTTTTGTAGACTTGGCCATTGGCAATGTAATTCGTGGTTGGAAG encodes:
- a CDS encoding YhbP family protein; the protein is MTPENTLQHIQRYIARQHVFSLFTSHQDDIWAASCYYAFDRQNMRLIFMTSPDSQHGQLMQENPRVAGTISAQTKQVGKIQGIQFVGEIRQFDGEEADVQKAFYCHRFPVALEAKLPIWQLQLQTVKMVDNTLGFGTKLHWLREV
- a CDS encoding GIY-YIG nuclease family protein, with protein sequence MTQQNWSLYLIRQKNNALYCGITTDVQRRFKQHETGTGAKALKGKAPLTLVFHCTAGDRSEASQLEYRVKKLSKQAKERLVTDQPDDLQHYLAAYTLSKCDE
- the bhsA gene encoding multiple stress resistance protein BhsA; protein product: MKKSTLFAAALALGAVSFGSMAAEEVRQASEPAVGYVSVSGAASVNDLTAQLAKKADEAGAKSFRVISASGENEMSGTAAIYK
- the nrdD gene encoding anaerobic ribonucleoside-triphosphate reductase, which codes for MKTVVIKRDGCQVNFDLPRIQEAVRRAAAAVDVKDNDYCLQVATVVSEQLCNREKVDIAEIQDAVENQLMSGPYKDLARAYIEYRHDRDSEREKRSQLTHEIRGLIEQSNLSLLNENANKDSKVIPTQRDLLAGIVAKHYAKQHILPRDVVLAHEKGEIHYHDLDYAPFFPMFNCMLIDLDGMLTNGFKMGNAEIEPPKSISTATAVTAQIIAQVASHIYGGTTINRIDEILAPYVAISHEKHLKVAKEWGIADAEAYAQSRTEKECYDAFQSLEYEVNTLHTANGQTPFVTFGFGLGTSQEARLIQQSILKNRIAGLGKNRKTAVFPKLVFAIKDGLNHKYGDPNYDIKQLALECASKRMYPDILNYDRVVDVTGSFKTPMGCRSFLGIYEENGKQIHDGRNNLGVISLNLPRIALEAQGSEEAFWALLDERLAIAKKALMTRIARLENVKARVAPILYMEGACGVRLKANDSVAEIFKHGRASISLGYIGLHETINALFGTQTHVYDSEKLREKAVAIVNRLRQATDEWKAQTGYGFSLYSTPSENLCDRFCRLDTAEFGVIDGVTDKGYYTNSFHLDVEKQVNPYDKIDFEQPYPALANGGFICYGEYPNLQHNLKALEDVWDYSYQHVPYYGTNTPIDECYDCGFSGEFSCTSKGFTCPACGNHDTNRVSVIRRVCGYLGSPDARPFNAGKQEEVKRRIKHLGNGQLG
- the nrdG gene encoding anaerobic ribonucleoside-triphosphate reductase-activating protein yields the protein MNYHQYYPVDVVNGPGTRCTLFVSGCVHQCRGCYNQSTWRVDSGIPFTQEMEDQIIQDLQDTRIRRQGLSLSGGDPLHPANLPAILALVKRVKAVCPDKDIWMWTGYKLDELTLEQQKVVSLINTLIDGKFEQERYDPALLWRGSSNQVIHRLR